A window of the Nibribacter ruber genome harbors these coding sequences:
- a CDS encoding phosphoribosylpyrophosphate synthetase, with translation MTSVSQVLNHLKTEGYTQDFNLSDTCLVCHGNSLQLFPDEFVVDKHYRFEGDTDPGDEAVVYAISSEKHQVKGTLVNAYGIYSDAASDELVKALKEKHPGTGSN, from the coding sequence ATGACCAGCGTCTCACAGGTACTCAACCATCTTAAAACCGAAGGTTACACCCAGGATTTCAACTTAAGCGATACCTGTCTGGTCTGCCATGGCAATTCGTTGCAGTTGTTCCCAGATGAGTTTGTAGTAGACAAGCACTACCGCTTTGAAGGCGACACAGACCCTGGAGATGAGGCCGTGGTATATGCCATCTCCTCAGAAAAGCACCAGGTAAAAGGGACGTTGGTGAATGCCTATGGTATCTACAGTGACGCAGCCTCAGATGAACTGGTCAAAGCCCTGAAGGAAAAACACCCCGGCACCGGCAGCAACTAA
- a CDS encoding lactonase family protein translates to MLVYVGTYAKQDSAGIFGYRLNEETGTLTKAFDVKAGPNPSYLALDVDRKHLYAVNEISEFEGQKTGAVSAFAIDQTTGNLTFLNRQTSLGSAPCYVSLDQKNQLALVANYAGGTVTPLKLNADGSLTKPMSSQVHQGAGPKPQQKSAHAHCILPDPFQKYILAVDLGIDQVMTYKANAASGELEKVGIGFEAKKGAGPRHLTFHPNKHFAYLVNELDGTLTVLDYQPEAGTFTHVETLSTLPAEYQKESFGADVHVSKDGRFVYASNRGHNSIAVFQINQTSGRLTLVQHMSTHGDWPRNFTLTPSGRMLLVANQRSQNITTYHVDPQTGKLTYTGNSINLSSPVYLQVVPLFTGSEQK, encoded by the coding sequence ATGCTCGTATATGTAGGCACGTACGCCAAGCAGGACAGCGCCGGCATCTTCGGGTACCGGCTTAATGAAGAGACCGGCACCTTGACCAAGGCATTTGACGTGAAGGCCGGCCCCAACCCCTCTTACCTGGCCCTGGACGTTGACCGGAAGCACCTCTATGCCGTCAATGAGATTTCTGAGTTTGAAGGCCAGAAAACCGGCGCCGTGAGCGCCTTTGCCATTGACCAAACCACCGGCAACCTCACCTTCTTAAACCGCCAAACCAGCCTGGGCAGCGCACCGTGTTACGTGAGCCTGGACCAAAAGAACCAACTGGCGCTGGTGGCCAATTACGCAGGCGGCACTGTTACGCCGCTTAAATTGAACGCTGACGGAAGTTTAACCAAGCCTATGAGCAGTCAGGTGCATCAGGGCGCCGGGCCCAAGCCGCAGCAGAAATCTGCCCATGCCCACTGCATTCTTCCAGACCCCTTCCAAAAGTATATTCTAGCCGTTGACTTGGGCATTGACCAGGTGATGACCTATAAAGCCAATGCTGCCTCCGGCGAATTGGAAAAAGTGGGTATTGGCTTTGAAGCCAAAAAAGGCGCTGGCCCCAGACATTTGACCTTTCATCCTAATAAGCACTTCGCCTACCTGGTAAATGAATTGGATGGCACCCTCACCGTCCTGGACTACCAGCCCGAGGCAGGAACTTTCACTCACGTGGAAACCCTTTCCACCCTGCCGGCAGAATACCAGAAAGAGAGCTTTGGGGCCGATGTGCATGTTTCAAAAGACGGGCGGTTTGTGTATGCCTCCAACCGTGGGCACAACAGCATTGCGGTATTCCAAATAAACCAAACCAGTGGCAGACTGACGCTGGTGCAGCACATGAGTACCCACGGCGACTGGCCCCGCAATTTCACACTGACGCCTTCGGGCAGGATGCTGCTGGTGGCCAACCAGCGTTCCCAGAATATCACCACGTACCACGTAGATCCGCAGACCGGCAAGCTCACCTACACCGGAAACTCCATAAATCTATCTTCGCCGGTGTATTTGCAGGTGGTGCCCCTGTTTACTGGCTCGGAGCAAAAATAA
- a CDS encoding ribose-phosphate pyrophosphokinase, whose translation MTPTVKIFSGTESRYFAEKVAAAYGTTLGDLTIQRFSDGEVSVHFNESVRGCEVFLIQSTFPPADNLMELMLLVDAARRASAHKVIVVMPYYGYARQDRKDKPRVSIGAKVMANAIQSVGADRLMTCDLHAGQIQGFFDIPVDHLDGSAIFVPYLRSLNLGQDLIFASPDVGGVVRTRSFAKVFGVEMVVCDKHRKRANEIASMQVIGDVEGMDVVLVDDLVDTAGTITKAAELLKAKGAKSVRAIATHGVLSGPAYERIENSVLEELVISDTIPLKHESSKIKVLTFSDLFARAISNVVTHDSISSLFI comes from the coding sequence ATGACGCCTACGGTAAAAATCTTCTCCGGCACTGAGTCCCGGTATTTCGCAGAAAAAGTAGCCGCCGCCTATGGCACTACACTAGGCGACCTCACCATTCAGCGGTTTTCTGACGGAGAAGTTTCCGTCCACTTCAATGAGTCGGTGCGTGGTTGCGAGGTCTTCTTGATCCAGTCTACGTTTCCGCCGGCAGACAACCTGATGGAATTGATGTTGCTAGTGGACGCGGCCAGAAGGGCTTCGGCGCACAAAGTGATTGTGGTAATGCCATATTACGGCTACGCCCGCCAAGACAGAAAAGACAAGCCACGGGTTTCTATCGGAGCCAAAGTGATGGCCAACGCTATTCAGTCTGTAGGCGCTGACCGCTTAATGACCTGTGACTTGCACGCCGGCCAGATCCAAGGCTTCTTTGACATACCGGTAGATCATCTGGATGGATCGGCTATTTTTGTGCCGTACCTGCGCAGCTTGAACCTGGGTCAGGACTTGATCTTCGCTTCTCCAGATGTGGGGGGCGTGGTAAGAACCAGAAGCTTTGCCAAGGTATTTGGCGTGGAGATGGTAGTCTGCGACAAGCATAGAAAGCGTGCCAATGAAATTGCCTCTATGCAGGTGATTGGAGACGTGGAAGGCATGGACGTGGTCTTGGTAGATGACTTGGTAGACACTGCCGGAACCATTACCAAAGCCGCCGAGTTGTTGAAAGCCAAAGGCGCCAAGAGCGTTAGGGCCATTGCCACACACGGCGTATTGTCTGGCCCAGCTTATGAGCGCATTGAGAACTCTGTGCTAGAAGAACTAGTGATTTCAGACACTATTCCTTTAAAGCATGAGTCTTCTAAAATAAAAGTGTTGACGTTCTCTGACCTGTTTGCCAGAGCCATCAGCAATGTAGTAACCCATGATTCTATCAGCTCCCTGTTTATATAA
- a CDS encoding DUF488 domain-containing protein, with protein MADTRPSIWTIGHSTRPIEEFLAALLSFDIKVLADVRRYPGSKKYPQFNVEALQTALAQVGIEYLPEIDLGGRRKPKPDSKNIVWRSESFRGYADYTETEQFNQGLATLTGVATQKRTAYMCSEAVWWRCHRAIISDVLKEKGWRVEHIMSEGVAKEHPFTAAYLETHPQP; from the coding sequence ATGGCAGACACGCGCCCCAGCATCTGGACGATTGGCCACTCCACCCGCCCTATAGAAGAGTTTCTGGCCGCACTGCTTTCCTTTGACATTAAAGTACTGGCAGATGTGAGAAGGTACCCGGGCTCTAAAAAGTACCCGCAGTTTAACGTAGAGGCTCTGCAAACCGCCCTGGCGCAGGTGGGCATTGAGTACCTACCTGAAATTGATTTGGGCGGCCGCCGCAAGCCTAAGCCAGACTCTAAGAACATCGTCTGGCGAAGCGAGTCTTTCAGGGGTTACGCAGATTACACAGAGACAGAACAGTTTAACCAGGGATTGGCCACCCTCACAGGCGTGGCTACCCAAAAGCGTACCGCCTACATGTGCTCAGAGGCCGTCTGGTGGCGTTGTCACAGGGCCATCATCTCAGACGTGCTCAAGGAAAAAGGCTGGCGCGTTGAACACATTATGAGTGAAGGCGTTGCCAAAGAGCACCCGTTCACGGCCGCCTATCTAGAGACGCATCCCCAGCCATAG
- a CDS encoding energy transducer TonB: MRLLLFLTLTLCSLSASAQEVRYYSKNFQANVPSKTGQERRYVVEGEKMTAEDYQAGALVQKSTVFGTANLVEADAYLLYLANQKSNLIKPYFTKLKANLTRYTEAGTPAYELFARGDKMKYGQMWNSENKPFLTKGAGRDMIWNEDKSEQSITVFKDSSLVSSFIYRLTQKDTIYTKLDKPAAPKNGLETFRFQLSSACPYPSKEVMTGKQTTIYIQFTINEQGMLKDFMPLDRPGYTFDAAAKEKLEASAAWTPATFNGRPVKSRQSVPITFKQAD; the protein is encoded by the coding sequence ATGCGTCTCTTACTTTTTCTTACCCTTACCCTGTGCTCTCTTTCTGCCTCTGCGCAGGAGGTGCGGTACTATTCTAAAAACTTTCAAGCCAACGTACCTTCCAAGACCGGCCAGGAGCGGCGCTATGTGGTGGAAGGAGAAAAAATGACCGCTGAAGATTACCAGGCTGGCGCCTTGGTGCAGAAAAGCACTGTGTTTGGCACTGCCAATTTGGTGGAGGCAGACGCCTATCTGCTGTACCTGGCCAACCAGAAATCCAACCTGATCAAACCGTACTTCACCAAACTGAAAGCCAACCTGACCCGCTACACAGAGGCTGGCACTCCGGCGTACGAGCTCTTCGCTAGAGGCGACAAGATGAAGTACGGCCAGATGTGGAACAGTGAGAACAAACCCTTCCTGACCAAAGGCGCCGGCCGTGACATGATCTGGAACGAAGACAAGTCTGAGCAGAGCATTACCGTGTTCAAAGACTCTTCGCTGGTTTCTTCGTTCATTTACCGCCTTACCCAAAAAGACACCATCTATACCAAGCTAGACAAGCCGGCCGCCCCCAAGAACGGACTGGAAACCTTCCGCTTTCAATTGTCATCGGCGTGCCCCTACCCTAGCAAAGAGGTAATGACAGGCAAGCAGACCACCATTTACATCCAGTTCACCATTAATGAGCAGGGCATGCTCAAGGACTTTATGCCGCTAGACCGCCCCGGTTACACCTTTGATGCCGCCGCCAAAGAGAAACTGGAAGCCTCTGCCGCCTGGACCCCCGCCACCTTCAACGGCCGACCCGTAAAATCAAGGCAGTCTGTGCCCATCACCTTCAAACAAGCAGACTAA
- a CDS encoding MFS transporter produces MKRILSLYGNAYGGLSREAWFLAAVMFINRSGAMVVPFLSVYLTESMGFTLKQVGILLSLFGAGSMCGTFLGGWLTDRIGHFKVQLGSLVLGGLWFFVMLQLHTFELFGAGIFVLSIMTECLRPANASSVSHYARPENVTRAFSLNRMAINLGFSIGPALGGLLATISYEFLFMADGLTCLTAGALFYFYFRNRTGHEHIPAQAEKKPASKSPYADGLFVLFTVLCCLFAICFMQFFSTMPLYFRQVYRLSELEIGLLLGFNGFIVFSLEMLLVYLIGERVSLWKLIVFGLILLAAAFVFLNVFQGFWVLLVSVLLMSLAEIFAMPYMSTLTVQRSGPQNRGGYMALYSLAYSGAHIVAPYVGTTVIANHGFETLWWGASLLALVTALGFFFVVKRLTAA; encoded by the coding sequence ATGAAACGCATCCTATCCCTCTACGGAAACGCTTACGGAGGCCTCTCCAGAGAGGCCTGGTTCTTGGCGGCCGTCATGTTCATCAATAGAAGCGGGGCCATGGTGGTGCCTTTCCTGAGCGTGTACCTCACCGAGTCCATGGGCTTTACTTTGAAGCAAGTGGGTATTCTGCTCAGCTTGTTTGGGGCAGGCTCTATGTGCGGCACGTTTCTGGGTGGCTGGCTCACCGATAGGATAGGCCATTTCAAAGTGCAGCTAGGCAGTCTGGTACTGGGCGGACTCTGGTTTTTTGTGATGCTGCAACTGCACACGTTTGAGTTGTTCGGGGCGGGCATCTTTGTACTCAGCATCATGACCGAGTGCCTTCGGCCGGCCAACGCCTCTTCAGTGAGCCACTATGCCAGACCAGAGAACGTGACGCGGGCGTTTTCCCTGAACAGGATGGCCATCAATTTGGGTTTTTCCATTGGTCCGGCGCTGGGTGGTTTACTGGCTACCATCTCATATGAGTTTCTGTTTATGGCAGACGGCCTCACCTGCCTTACCGCGGGCGCCCTGTTTTACTTTTACTTCCGGAACCGGACGGGCCATGAGCATATACCCGCCCAGGCAGAAAAGAAGCCCGCTTCCAAATCTCCGTACGCAGACGGTCTCTTTGTGCTGTTCACGGTACTGTGCTGTCTGTTTGCCATTTGCTTCATGCAGTTCTTCAGTACCATGCCCTTGTACTTCAGGCAGGTGTACAGGCTGAGCGAGCTGGAGATTGGCCTGCTGCTGGGCTTTAACGGCTTCATTGTCTTCTCCCTGGAAATGCTATTGGTGTACCTGATTGGTGAGCGGGTGTCACTCTGGAAACTGATTGTCTTCGGGTTGATCTTACTAGCGGCGGCGTTCGTGTTCTTGAATGTCTTTCAGGGGTTCTGGGTCTTGCTGGTGTCTGTACTGCTCATGAGTCTGGCCGAAATCTTTGCCATGCCCTACATGTCCACGCTCACCGTGCAGCGGTCTGGCCCGCAGAACCGAGGCGGCTACATGGCCTTGTACAGCCTGGCGTATTCTGGGGCGCACATTGTGGCTCCGTACGTGGGCACCACCGTCATTGCCAACCACGGCTTTGAGACACTTTGGTGGGGCGCCAGCTTGTTGGCTTTGGTAACGGCCCTGGGCTTTTTCTTCGTGGTGAAGAGATTGACGGCCGCTTAG
- the pth gene encoding aminoacyl-tRNA hydrolase: protein MKYLLVGLGNIGPEYAETRHNIGFMVLDYLAKKNEVAFDTGRHSFVTEFKHKGKHFTLVKPTTYMNLSGKAVAHWLSVLKIPAEQMLVITDDLALPFGKLRMRAKGSAGGHNGLKHIEQTLGNNEYPRLRFGVDSQFSKGRQVDYVLSPFSEDEKIDLGTYIEKAAEMSLSFGTIGLERTMNFFNK, encoded by the coding sequence ATGAAATACTTACTAGTGGGCCTGGGCAACATTGGTCCAGAATACGCCGAGACGCGGCACAACATCGGGTTTATGGTCTTGGATTACCTGGCCAAAAAGAATGAAGTGGCTTTTGATACGGGCCGTCATTCGTTTGTGACCGAATTCAAGCACAAGGGAAAGCACTTTACATTAGTCAAGCCTACCACCTACATGAACTTAAGTGGCAAGGCCGTGGCGCATTGGTTGAGCGTTTTGAAGATTCCGGCTGAGCAGATGCTGGTGATTACAGATGACTTGGCCTTGCCGTTTGGCAAGTTGCGTATGCGGGCCAAAGGCAGTGCCGGCGGGCATAACGGTCTTAAGCACATTGAGCAGACCTTGGGCAACAATGAGTACCCACGTCTAAGATTCGGGGTGGATTCTCAGTTCTCCAAAGGCAGACAGGTGGATTATGTATTGAGCCCCTTCTCTGAGGATGAAAAAATTGATTTGGGCACCTACATTGAGAAGGCAGCTGAGATGAGTCTTTCCTTCGGGACCATTGGCTTGGAGCGCACCATGAACTTCTTCAACAAGTAG
- a CDS encoding GAF domain-containing protein, which yields MTTLLKNRKPSAPPQEQQRLQVLDQYDLLDTSSDEELDQLTELAALVCGTPIAVISLVASNRQWFKAKVGLTLTETPKSSSFCQHALQTPDLLEVTDARKDLRFVNNPLVVGEANIRFYAGAPLITPQGHVLGTLCVIDTVPRILTPDQRMGLEVLARQVMTHFELRRNRIARQEEQKQLYQFQCALQTLQEQVKESFQTPLTQAMQVLQHSEYHALKEKVKEGIAQFTQSGIALETKIESLLHSAVFGR from the coding sequence ATGACCACCTTGCTGAAAAATAGAAAGCCATCTGCGCCGCCGCAAGAGCAACAGCGATTACAAGTCCTGGACCAGTATGATCTGCTGGACACCTCTTCTGATGAAGAATTGGACCAGCTCACTGAACTGGCCGCGCTGGTCTGCGGGACGCCCATTGCCGTTATCTCACTGGTGGCCAGCAACCGACAGTGGTTTAAGGCCAAGGTGGGCTTGACGTTAACCGAGACGCCCAAATCCAGTTCTTTCTGCCAGCATGCCTTACAAACGCCTGACCTGTTGGAGGTGACAGATGCCCGCAAGGACCTTCGGTTTGTCAATAACCCATTGGTGGTAGGCGAGGCGAACATACGGTTTTACGCCGGCGCGCCCTTGATTACCCCGCAGGGACACGTTCTGGGTACTTTGTGCGTGATAGACACCGTGCCGCGTATTCTCACTCCAGACCAACGCATGGGTTTAGAAGTCTTGGCCCGGCAGGTAATGACTCATTTTGAGCTGAGAAGAAACAGAATTGCCCGGCAAGAGGAACAAAAACAACTATACCAATTCCAATGCGCTCTGCAAACCCTGCAGGAGCAAGTAAAAGAGAGCTTCCAGACGCCCTTGACGCAAGCCATGCAGGTCTTACAACATTCTGAGTACCACGCGCTGAAAGAAAAAGTGAAGGAGGGTATCGCCCAATTTACCCAGTCTGGCATTGCCCTAGAAACCAAGATAGAAAGCCTGCTGCACTCAGCTGTATTTGGTAGGTGA
- a CDS encoding 50S ribosomal protein L25/general stress protein Ctc, whose product MQSLEIIGFKRANLGKSEAKALREEAQVPCVLYGGSEQVHFSSPAILFRELVYSPNVYQVELNIEGTIYKAIMQDLQFHPVNEQLLHVDFLLLDDAKEVKVDVPVRYVGTSPGVMAGGKLVTKLRKLRVKALPANLPDSIAVDISDLELGKSIKVNKITPEGYAILTNPLSPVATVTIPRALKSAQTEEKKGKK is encoded by the coding sequence ATGCAAAGCTTAGAGATTATAGGGTTTAAAAGAGCAAATCTCGGTAAATCCGAAGCTAAGGCGCTTCGTGAGGAAGCTCAAGTTCCATGTGTATTGTACGGCGGTTCTGAGCAGGTTCACTTCTCATCGCCTGCTATCTTGTTCCGCGAGTTGGTATATTCTCCAAACGTGTACCAGGTAGAGTTGAACATTGAAGGCACTATCTACAAAGCCATCATGCAAGACTTGCAGTTCCACCCAGTGAACGAGCAATTATTGCACGTAGACTTCTTGTTGCTAGATGATGCCAAAGAAGTAAAAGTAGACGTTCCAGTACGTTACGTAGGTACTTCTCCAGGTGTAATGGCCGGTGGTAAATTGGTAACCAAACTGCGCAAACTACGCGTGAAGGCTCTTCCAGCTAACCTGCCAGATTCAATTGCGGTAGACATCTCTGACCTAGAGTTGGGTAAGTCTATCAAAGTGAACAAAATCACGCCAGAAGGTTACGCTATCTTGACTAACCCACTTTCTCCAGTTGCCACGGTAACTATCCCAAGAGCCCTGAAAAGCGCTCAGACAGAGGAGAAAAAAGGCAAGAAATAG
- the purL gene encoding phosphoribosylformylglycinamidine synthase subunit PurL translates to MENQTTLTTVDTAQKLGLLPEEFDRIKEILGRTPNFTELSIFSVMWSEHCSYKNSIVWLKTLPKDSPRMLAKAGEENAGLVDIGDGLACSFKIESHNHPSALEPYQGAATGVGGINRDIFTMGARPIAQLNSLRFGNINSDKTKGLLRGVVKGIGDYGNAFGIPTVGGELFFDECYNINPLVNAFSAGIVEVGKTASATSYGVGNPVFIIGSATGKDGIHGAAFASKDITEDSVNDLPSVQVGDPFQEKLLLEATLEILATGRVIGMQDMGAAGITCSTSEMSAKGEHGMEIWLDKVPTRQANMQPFEILLSESQERMLVVMEKGSEDLILQICEKWDMTCEQIGEVTDSKRLRYYVKGELVADVPADDLVLGGGAPVYHREYREPAYYAEAQKFNIDSVQEPTNYKEVAEFLATHPNIASKRWVYKQYDSMIGTATLTTNRPADAGVVKVKGSNKALAMTVDCNSRYVNADPEQGTAIAVAEAARNIVCAGGEPVAITNCLNFGNPYVPEVYWQFVGAIKGMGKACTAFGTPVTGGNVSFYNQSSDEGPVFPTPTIGMLGLIEDKANTMTLAFQKEGDLIYLLGEAQNDIASSEYLYSYHGVKLSPAPAFDMEKELLVQKTVKELIERRLVQSAHDCADGGLYITLLESAMYHHLGFEIATDKKFRKDAYLFGESQGRIVVSVSPAQREAFEKALTGNGLVFTQLGVVTGNNVVVDGEVFHDIEAIKNSYDTALERIME, encoded by the coding sequence TTGGAAAACCAGACCACGCTCACCACTGTTGACACCGCTCAGAAACTGGGCCTCCTCCCCGAAGAGTTTGACCGCATCAAAGAAATCCTGGGTCGCACGCCCAACTTCACAGAACTGAGCATCTTCTCGGTGATGTGGTCTGAGCACTGCTCTTACAAAAACTCCATCGTCTGGCTTAAGACTTTGCCCAAAGACTCTCCGCGCATGCTGGCCAAAGCCGGCGAAGAGAACGCGGGTCTGGTAGACATCGGTGACGGACTGGCTTGCTCCTTTAAGATAGAAAGTCACAACCACCCATCTGCTTTGGAGCCCTACCAAGGCGCCGCTACCGGCGTGGGCGGAATTAACCGCGATATTTTCACCATGGGGGCGCGCCCTATTGCGCAATTGAACTCCCTTCGTTTCGGCAACATCAATTCAGACAAGACCAAAGGCTTGCTACGCGGTGTTGTGAAAGGCATTGGGGACTATGGCAACGCCTTCGGGATACCAACGGTGGGCGGGGAGCTGTTCTTTGACGAATGCTACAACATTAACCCACTGGTAAACGCTTTCTCTGCCGGTATTGTAGAAGTAGGAAAAACCGCCAGCGCCACGTCTTATGGCGTGGGCAATCCGGTATTTATCATCGGTTCGGCTACGGGCAAAGACGGTATCCATGGCGCCGCCTTCGCGTCTAAAGACATCACTGAGGATTCTGTGAACGACCTTCCGTCTGTACAAGTAGGCGACCCGTTCCAGGAGAAACTTTTGCTAGAGGCTACCCTTGAGATACTGGCTACCGGTCGTGTGATTGGTATGCAGGACATGGGTGCCGCTGGTATTACGTGTTCTACCTCAGAGATGAGTGCCAAAGGCGAACACGGCATGGAAATCTGGCTGGACAAAGTGCCTACCCGCCAAGCCAACATGCAACCGTTTGAGATTCTTCTTTCTGAAAGCCAGGAGCGCATGCTGGTGGTGATGGAAAAAGGCTCTGAAGACCTAATCCTGCAAATCTGCGAGAAATGGGATATGACCTGCGAGCAGATTGGCGAAGTAACTGACTCAAAACGCCTTCGCTATTATGTAAAAGGAGAACTGGTAGCCGACGTACCCGCTGATGACCTGGTGTTAGGCGGTGGCGCCCCGGTTTACCACAGAGAATACAGAGAGCCCGCGTATTACGCCGAGGCCCAGAAATTCAACATTGACTCAGTTCAAGAGCCAACCAACTATAAAGAAGTAGCCGAGTTTCTGGCCACGCACCCTAACATTGCCTCTAAGCGCTGGGTGTACAAGCAGTATGACTCCATGATTGGCACAGCTACTTTGACTACCAACCGTCCGGCAGACGCGGGCGTGGTGAAAGTGAAAGGCTCCAACAAAGCCCTGGCCATGACGGTAGATTGCAACAGCCGTTACGTAAACGCCGACCCAGAGCAAGGTACGGCCATTGCCGTGGCCGAGGCCGCCCGTAACATTGTCTGCGCCGGCGGTGAGCCCGTAGCCATCACCAACTGCTTAAACTTCGGGAACCCATACGTACCAGAAGTGTACTGGCAGTTTGTGGGCGCCATCAAAGGCATGGGCAAAGCCTGTACCGCGTTCGGCACTCCGGTGACCGGCGGTAACGTGAGTTTCTACAACCAGTCCTCAGATGAAGGTCCGGTGTTCCCAACTCCTACCATTGGCATGCTGGGTCTCATTGAAGACAAGGCCAACACCATGACCCTAGCGTTCCAAAAAGAAGGTGACCTTATCTATTTATTAGGCGAAGCTCAAAATGACATTGCCTCTAGTGAGTACCTGTATTCTTACCACGGCGTGAAACTGTCTCCGGCCCCAGCCTTTGACATGGAGAAAGAACTGCTGGTACAGAAAACAGTGAAAGAACTCATTGAAAGACGTTTGGTACAATCGGCGCATGACTGTGCGGACGGCGGTTTGTATATCACTTTGCTGGAGTCGGCCATGTACCATCACCTGGGCTTTGAGATTGCAACTGATAAAAAATTCCGGAAGGATGCGTACCTGTTTGGCGAAAGCCAGGGACGTATTGTGGTGAGCGTTAGCCCAGCCCAGCGCGAGGCCTTTGAGAAAGCCTTGACAGGCAACGGTCTGGTATTCACTCAACTTGGCGTAGTAACTGGTAATAATGTAGTGGTAGACGGCGAGGTTTTCCATGACATTGAGGCCATTAAAAACAGCTATGACACCGCGCTGGAGCGGATTATGGAATAA